From Quercus lobata isolate SW786 chromosome 1, ValleyOak3.0 Primary Assembly, whole genome shotgun sequence, one genomic window encodes:
- the LOC115954186 gene encoding disease resistance protein At4g27190-like, translating to MNFLELIGEKILDCVLAALGRNLDYLIHYKSNVDNLIPQVIYLLDAKDSIQNEVAAARRNLMEIHPHVQTWLTRSDGIIAEAEEFIRNNGQAKMTCCNGWCPNLKSRYQVSKRAIEIGLKVKEIKDEGKFDRVGYRKSPQVVGTATSNTGYEAFESRMQTLTGVLEALKDPKINRIGVYGMGGVGKTMLAKEVVKQAQKDQLFDKYLFLVVSKDPVLKNIQREMAERLGLKLEVESESVRGDQLRERLKQEKKTLIIIDDIWEALNLEYLGISFGDDQKGCKLLLTSRFYNVLCNDMDTQKQIPVEVLLKNEARNLFEKIVGDLAKRPEIQPNMLKIVEECSGLPIAIKTVANTLKNEKDIKVWEDAVNMFKMSEPIKIAGMDEKVYKSIKWSCEFLKSNEAKSLWLLCSLHREDYNIKVEDLIKYGVGLSLFGNLDKIEVARGRVHTLVKRLKDSSLLLEGDYNGTVKMHDVIRDVAINIAAEEKQMFMIRNTTDLQERLNCEDSRAISLPYIDDCDLPKRFECPNLHLFFMFDQKETLGIPISFFEGLKELRVISLSQTWFEILPSSHLSLEKLRALTLKGTVKDVTIIGELKNLKILSLSLKIFEQLPKEIGHLTHLQLLDLEECSDLKVIPPNVLSNMKILQELYLPRTVEWEVEEQSTERSNVMVSELDNLYHLIMLHVHIQNSKILPKAMVFERLVSYRIAIGSYFSGGEMLDASRILKLNISLQSDDGYKVLLRKCEALFLREMKGVKNILYELDSEGFQSLKHLTVQGNDEIQYIIKSMGVLGSVFPILESINLSNMINLKRICNTRLPAESFRNLRVVKVSKCCNLECLLLIYVWMLFPPPRNGDR from the coding sequence ATGAATTTTCTAGAGCTAATCGGCGAGAAAATTCTCGATTGCGTGCTTGCAGCACTGGGACGTAACTTGGATTATCTGATTCACTACAAAAGTAATGTTGATAATCTCATACCCCAAGTTATATATCTACTGGATGCCAAGGATAGTATACAAAATGAAGTTGCGGCTGCTAGAAGAAATTTAATGGAAATTCATCCTCATGTTCAGACATGGCTTACCCGTTCTGATGGGATCATAGCAGAGGCAGAGGAATTCATTAGAAATAACGGGCAGGCAAAGATGACGTGCTGCAATGGGTGGTGTCCTAACTTGAAGTCCCGTTATCAAGTGAGCAAGAGAGCAATTGAGATAGGATTGAAAGTCAAGGAAATCAAGGACGAGGGAAAGTTCGATAGAGTCGGCTATCGTAAGTCTCCACAAGTGGTAGGAACTGCTACATCGAATACAGGGTATGAGGCCTTTGAATCAAGAATGCAAACATTAACTGGAGTTCTTGAAGCGCTCAAAGATCCTAAGATCAATAGGATTGGGGTTTACGGGATGGGAGGTGTGGGCAAAACCATGCTAGCCAAAGAAGTTGTAAAACAAGCTCAGAAAGACCAGTTGTTTGACAAGTACCTTTTTTTAGTTGTATCCAAAGATCCAGTCTTGAAAAATATTCAAAGGGAAATGGCGGAGCGATTAGGTCTAAAACTTGAGGTGGAGAGTGAATCTGTAAGAGGAGATCAACTACGTGAGCGATTGAAACAAGAGAAGAAGACCCTTATAATTATAGATGACATTTGGGAGGCCCTGAACTTGGAATATCTTGGGATTTCCTTTGGAGATGATCAGAAGGGGTGCAAATTATTGTTGACGTCAAGATTTTATAATGTTCTATGCAATGATATGGATACCCAAAAGCAGATCCCAGTTgaagttttattgaaaaatgaagCGAGAAACTTGTTTGAGAAAATAGTTGGTGATTTAGCCAAAAGGCCTGAAATCCAACCTAATATGCTTAAAATTGTCGAAGAATGTTCTGGATTACCAATTGCCATTAAAACAGTTGCAAATACcttgaaaaatgagaaagataTAAAAGTTTGGGAGGACGCAGTCAACATGTTCAAAATGTCTGAGCCAATAAAGATCGCTGGAATGGATGAAAAGGTGTACAAGAGTATAAAGTGGAGTTGCGAGTTTTTGAAAAGTAATGAAGCAAAGTCATTATGGTTGCTTTGTAGTCTACATAGAGAGGATTACAACATAAAAGTAGAAGACTTGATAAAATATGGTGTGGGTTTGAGCTTGTTTGGTAACCTTGACAAAATAGAGGTTGCGAGAGGTAGGGTGCACACATTGGTTAAAAGACTCAAAGATTCTAGCTTGTTGTTGGAAGGTGATTACAATGGTACAGTCAAAATGCATGATGTAATTCGTGATGTAGCAATTAATATTGCAGCTGAAGAAAAGCAGATGTTTATGATAAGAAATACTACTGACTTGCAAGAACGTTTAAATTGTGAAGATTCACGTGCAATTTCATTGCCTTACATTGATGATTGTGACCTTCCTAAAAGGTTTGAATGTCCgaatcttcatttattttttatgttcgaTCAAAAAGAGACTTTGGGAATTCCAATCTCATTTTTTGAAGGGTTGAAAGAGCTGAGAGTTATAAGCTTATCTCAAACATGGTTTGAGATACTTCCTTCATCACATTTGTCACTTGAAAAACTCCGAGCATTAACTTTAAAAGGTACAGTGAAGGATGTAACAATAATTGGAGAACTGaagaatttgaaaattcttagcctttcattgaaaatttttgaacaatTACCAAAAGAAATAGGGCATTTAACTCACCTTCAATTGCTAGATTTGGAAGAATGTTCCGATCTTAAAGTCATTCCACCCAATGTGTTATCTAATATGAAGATTTTACAAGAATTATACCTACCGAGAACTGTTGAATGGGAGGTTGAAGAACAAAGCACAGAAAGAAGTAATGTTATGGTCTCAGAATTGGACAATTTGTATCACCTGATCATGTTACACGTACATATTCAGAATTCCAAGATTTTACCAAAAGCCATGGTTTTTGAAAGGTTGGTAAGCTATAGAATAGCCATAGGCAGTTACTTCTCCGGAGGAGAAATGTTAGATGCTTCAAGAATTTTAAAGCTCAATATAAGCCTTCAATCTGACGATGGGTATAAAGTATTATTGAGGAAATGTGAAGCTCTCTTTTTGCGTGAAATGAAGGGTGTCAAAAATATTCTTTACGAATTAGATTCGGAAGGTTTTCAAAGTTTGAAGCATCTCACAGTCCAAGGCAATGACGAGATTCAGTATATTATCAAGTCTATGGGGGTTCTCGGTTCTGTCTTTCCAATCTTGGAGTCAATTAATCTAAGCAATATGATCAATTTGAAACGGATATGCAACACTCGACTTCCAGCGGAGTCTTTTCGTAACTTGCGAGTGGTAAAAGTGAGTAAATGTTGTAATTTGGAATGTCTTCTCCTCATCTATGTTTGGATGCTTTTCCCACCTCCAAGAAATGGAGATAGATGA